Below is a window of Nitrososphaerota archaeon DNA.
GCAAGCTCCATGGAGTTGATTGGAAACGACTTGTCCGCCCTCCTGGGGTTAATCTTGAAGCTCTTCCCGGATGAAGACCGCGCGGACTCGATGACCGCGTCCTTGATCTTCCCGTATTCGGGATCGACCACCGCGGCTTCCGCAAACCAGGCCACGCCGAAGACCTTGGCGAGCCTTCGTTCACCCTCAGCCTTGTCCCCCTTGACAGTCAGGAAGAACCTGCCCTGAAGCGGGTGGATTTCGGGCTCGAGGCCCGTCAGCGCCCTGCCGATGTTCCGCCTGAGCATCTTCACGAACTCAGGCCGGTTCTTGCCCTTCAGCGCAATTTCAGAGTAATGAACGACGAAGGATCCGGACAATTTCATAGGCGCCTCAGGCGCATCTCAGAAAAGGGTTCCCTCGGCTGCTCGTCCACCGACGGCCCTAGACCAAGGTGGCTGCCATCGCGGCCAGAAAGATCACTGCCAGGTACGGGCTGGTGAACTTGAACGCGAGCCAGGCGTTGTCCTTGGTAGGAGAGCCGAGGAGCTTCAGGTTCGTCCAGAGGAGCAGGGCGTCGAAAACGACTGCAACCCCGAGGTAAACGACAAGCCCGACGCCATCAAGGTAGACCCCGAAGAGCAGGCTGACTGGAATCAGGAGGAGCGTGTTGGCAACGATGTACTTGGAAGAGGCGGCAGGCCCCAGGACCGAGGGGAGCATTGGGATGCCCACGGCCGAGTAGTCCTGCTCAGTGATGACCGCGAGGCTCCAGAAGTGGCTCGGGGTCCAGACGAAGACCAAGGCAGCCAGGATCCAGGCGACGAGGGGGTAGGCAGACGTCACCGCGTACCAGCCTGCCAGGGCCGCGCAGCTCCCTGCGAACCCACCCAATACGATGTTCCAGGTGGTTCGGGGCTTGAGCCAGATCGTGTAGATGGGGACGTAGACGAAGGCCCCCAGTGCGATGAAGAAGGTGGCGACCAGGTTGAGCGTAAGGACGGCCACTCCCACTCCGAAGATGAGGAGGCCGAACCCGAGGAAGAGCGCGTGGGAACTCGGGAGTATGCGCTTGGCAGGGAGGGGCCTGTTCCTGGTCCTTTTCATCTTCGAGTCGATCTCTTGTTCCAAGTAGCTGTTGAGCGTGAGCGCCCCGGCCGAGGCGAGGGTACCCCCGACGAGCACCCCGAAGAGAGTAACGAGCGGTGGGAGCGTCCTGGCTGCCACCACGGCCGAACCCA
It encodes the following:
- the cyoE gene encoding heme o synthase; this translates as GSAVVAARTLPPLVTLFGVLVGGTLASAGALTLNSYLEQEIDSKMKRTRNRPLPAKRILPSSHALFLGFGLLIFGVGVAVLTLNLVATFFIALGAFVYVPIYTIWLKPRTTWNIVLGGFAGSCAALAGWYAVTSAYPLVAWILAALVFVWTPSHFWSLAVITEQDYSAVGIPMLPSVLGPAASSKYIVANTLLLIPVSLLFGVYLDGVGLVVYLGVAVVFDALLLWTNLKLLGSPTKDNAWLAFKFTSPYLAVIFLAAMAATLV